Proteins encoded by one window of Pelecanus crispus isolate bPelCri1 chromosome 24, bPelCri1.pri, whole genome shotgun sequence:
- the LOC104031627 gene encoding acrosin-like yields MNLLPLLILLAVCWPAYGTWDTCGGTCGLRPMASYYGMSRVVGGTGAWPGAWPWIVSIQDPWETGTGHICGGSLISPQWVLTAAHCFIEARHITMWRVVIGATQLTQLGPEAQVRHIKQLLVHEHYSNISERNDIALLELDQPVQCGYYVQLACVPDTSLRVSDLTTCYISGWGSTTARSGGSTDVLQEAKVRLIDVNLCNSSQWYRGAIHAHNLCAGYPQGGIDTCQGDSGGPLVCKANNADYFWLVGVTSWGKGCARAKQPGVYTSTQHFYDWILVQMGLRPAVRATPTARAWSHFLTTSTPFQRPEPIPTQSSSFSSCPFPLQKLLEFFTRVQELLQVLRGKKA; encoded by the exons ATGAATTTGCTCCCCCTCCTCATCCTGCTGGCTGTGTGCTGGCCTGCATATGGCACATGGGACACCTGTGG AGGGACCTGCGGGCTCCGGCCCATGGCTTCTTACTATGGCATGTCACGCGTCGTGGGAGGCACAGGTGCCTGGCCAGGGGCCTGGCCCTGGATCGTCAGCATCCAGGATCCCTGGGAAACAGGCACGGGGCATATATGCGGAGGGTCCCTCATCAGCCCACAGTGGGTCCTCACAGCAGCCCACTGTTTCATTGAGGCCAG GCACATCACCATGTGGCGCGTGGTGATCGGGGCCACCCAGTTGACTCAGCTGGGTCCTGAGGCCCAAGTGCGCCATATTAAGCAGCTACTGGTTCACGAACACTATAGTAATATCTCGGAGAGGAACGACATTGCCTTGCTGGAATTGGACCAGCCTGTCCAGTGCGGCTACTACGTACAGCTGGCCTGTGTGCCTGACACCTCACTGAGAGTTTCAGATCTGACAACCTGCTACATCAGCGGCTGGGGTTCCACAACTGCAAGAT CTGGAGGATCAACTGATGTCCTGCAGGAGGCCAAGGTCCGCCTCATTGATGTCAACCTCTGCAACAGCAGCCAGTGGTATAGAGGGGCCATCCACGCCCACAACCTGTGTGCCGGCTATCCGCAGGGTGGCATTGACACCTGCCAG GGTGACAGCGGTGGTCCTCTCGTGTGCAAAGCTAACAATGCTGACTACTTCTGGCTCGTTGGAGTGACCAGCTGGGGGAAAGGCTGTGCAAGAGCAAAGCAGCCTGGAGTCTACACCTCCACTCAGCACTTTTATGACTGGATCCTGGTCCAGATGGGACTGCGCCCAGCAGTGAGGGCTACTCCAACAGCACGGGCATGGAGTCATTTTCTCACCACCTCAACTCCCTTTCAGAGGCCAGAGCCAATACCAACACAATCAAGTAGCTTTAGCTCCTGCCCATTTCCCCTCCAGAAGCTGCTGGAATTCTTTACTCGGGTGCAGGAGCTCCTGCAGGtcctcaggggaaaaaaggcttgA